From Macaca fascicularis isolate 582-1 chromosome 14, T2T-MFA8v1.1, a single genomic window includes:
- the LOC102125394 gene encoding olfactory receptor 4A8-like, whose amino-acid sequence MRQNNNIKEFVLLGFSQDPDVQNALFVMFLLTYIVTMVGNLLIVVTIIASPSLDSPMYFFLACLSFVDAVYSTTVSPILIVDLLCDKKTISFPACMGQLFIGHLCGGAEILLLVVMDYDRYVAICKPLHYLTIMNRQVCILVLVLAVTGGFVHSVFQTVVVYTLPFCGPNVIDHFYCDVYPLLELACTDTYFIGLTVVFNGGAICMVVFILLLISYGVILNSLKTYSQEGRHKALSTCSSHITVVVLFFVPCIFIYVRPVSNFSIDKFMTIFFTVIAPNLDPFIYTLKNSEMRNAIEKLLCKS is encoded by the coding sequence ATGAGACAGAATAACAATATTAAAGAATTTGTCCTCCTGGGCTTTTCTCAGGATCCTGATGTGCAAAATGCATTATTTGTCATGTTTTTACTCACATATATTGTGACCATGGTGGGGAACCTACTCATTGTGGTGACTATTATTGCCAGCCCTTCTTTGGACTCCCCAATGTACTTCTTCCTTGCCTGCCTGTCATTTGTAGATGCTGTGTATTCCACCACCGTTTCTCCCATATTGATTGTAGACTTACTCTGTGATAAAAAGACTATTTCCTTCCCAGCTTGCATGGGTCAGCTATTTATAGGCCACTTGTGTGGTGGTGCTGAGATCCTCCTTCTGGTAGTGATGGACTATGATCGCTATGTGGCCATCTGTAAGCCACTGCACTATTTGACCATCATGAATCGACAGGTTTGCATCCTTGTCTTGGTGTTGGCTGTGACTGGAGGTTTTGTGCATTCTGTGTTTCAAACTGTTGTTGTGTACACTCTCCCCTTCTGTGGCCCCAATGTCATTGACCACTTTTACTGTGACGTTTACCCGTTATTGGAACTGGCGTGCACTGACACCTACTTTATAGGCCTCACAGTGGTTTTCAATGGTGGAGCAATCTGTATGGTCGTCTTCATCCTTCTGCTAATCTCCTATGGGGTCATCCTAAACTCCCTTAAAACCTACAGTCAGGAAGGGAGGCATAAAGCCCTGTCTACCTGCAGCTCCCACATTACCGTGGTTGTCCTGTTTTTTGTTCCCTGTATTTTCATATATGTGAGACCTGTTTCAAACTTTTCTATTGATAAATTCATGACTATATTTTTTACAGTTATTGCACCCAATTTGGACCCTTTTATATACACGTTGAAAAATTCAGAGATGAGAAATGCTATAGAAAAACTCTTGTGTAAAAGTTAA